Proteins co-encoded in one Nitrospirota bacterium genomic window:
- a CDS encoding helix-turn-helix domain-containing protein produces MERSFVERLKEAMDRKGMNQYQLARAIDAPVTTVNSWFTGKAEPRPEYLQRIVRELNVSPAWLLFGEAGLRYDPDILRSVIRAVEELERMEGLDIRPEKKAELVTILYEESLEEEKGVQTEEVQDMMHRLLRLAT; encoded by the coding sequence ATGGAGCGCAGCTTCGTCGAGCGTCTGAAAGAGGCGATGGACCGGAAGGGCATGAACCAGTATCAACTTGCCAGGGCCATCGACGCCCCCGTGACCACGGTGAACAGCTGGTTCACGGGGAAGGCCGAGCCCCGCCCCGAGTATCTGCAGAGAATCGTCAGGGAGCTTAACGTCTCGCCGGCCTGGCTCCTTTTCGGGGAGGCCGGCTTACGGTACGACCCGGATATCCTGCGTTCCGTCATCAGGGCCGTGGAGGAGCTGGAGCGCATGGAGGGACTGGACATCAGGCCCGAAAAGAAGGCGGAGCTTGTTACCATACTCTATGAGGAATCTCTCGAGGAAGAGAAGGGCGTGCAGACCGAAGAGGTGCAGGACATGATGCACCGCCTCCTCAGGCTGGCCACATGA